One window of the Streptomyces sp. NBC_00259 genome contains the following:
- a CDS encoding NAD+ synthase, with amino-acid sequence MPQLRLALNQIDSTVGDLAGNTESIVHWTRHAAEQGAHLVAFPEMVLTGYPVEDLALRSSFVEASRTALRALAGRLADEGYGEIPVIVGYLDRSEKAQPRYGQPAGAPQNAAAVLHRGRVVLTFAKHHLPNYGVFDEFRYFVPGDTMPVVRVHGVDVALAICEDLWQDGGRVPAARSAGAGLLVSINASPYEQNKDDTRLELVRKRAQEAGCTTAYLAMIGGQDELVFDGDSIVVDRNGEVVARAPQFAEGSVILDLDLPAASAEPGTPGGGAAHGQRVDDALAVDRVVLSEEPLPAYERELTGGYAPRLDDDEEVYSALVVGLRAYAAKNGFRSVLIGLSGGIDSALVAAIACDALGAENVYGISMPSKYSSDHSKGDAAELARRTGLNFRTVSIEPMFDAYMGSLGLTGLAEENLQSRLRGTMLMAVSNQEGHIVLAPGNKSELAVGYSTLYGDSVGAYGPIKDVYKTSVFRLAKWRNRAAEERGQTPPIPESSIVKPPSAELRPGQVDTDSLPDYDVLDRILELYVDRDQGKDAIVAAGYDEELVTRTLRLVDTAEYKRRQYPPGTKISAKGFGKDRRLPITNRWRETTH; translated from the coding sequence GTGCCCCAACTTCGTCTCGCTCTGAATCAGATCGACTCGACCGTCGGCGATCTCGCCGGCAACACCGAGTCGATCGTGCACTGGACCCGGCACGCCGCCGAGCAGGGTGCGCATCTCGTCGCGTTCCCCGAGATGGTGCTGACCGGTTACCCCGTCGAGGACCTGGCCCTGCGGTCGTCCTTCGTCGAGGCCTCGCGGACCGCGCTGCGCGCGCTCGCCGGGCGGCTCGCCGACGAGGGGTACGGGGAGATCCCGGTGATCGTCGGCTATCTCGACCGTTCCGAGAAGGCACAGCCGCGGTACGGCCAGCCCGCCGGCGCCCCGCAGAACGCCGCCGCGGTGCTGCACCGCGGCCGGGTGGTGCTGACGTTCGCCAAGCACCACCTCCCCAACTACGGCGTCTTCGACGAGTTCCGGTACTTCGTGCCGGGCGACACGATGCCGGTGGTCCGCGTGCACGGCGTCGACGTCGCGCTCGCCATCTGCGAGGACCTCTGGCAGGACGGCGGCCGCGTCCCCGCCGCCCGCTCCGCCGGGGCCGGGCTGCTCGTCTCGATCAACGCCTCGCCGTACGAGCAGAACAAGGACGACACCCGTCTGGAACTGGTGCGCAAGCGGGCCCAGGAGGCCGGCTGCACCACCGCGTACCTCGCGATGATCGGCGGCCAGGACGAGCTCGTCTTCGACGGCGACTCGATCGTCGTCGACAGGAACGGCGAGGTCGTCGCGCGCGCCCCGCAGTTCGCCGAGGGCAGCGTCATCCTGGACCTCGACCTCCCGGCCGCGTCCGCCGAGCCCGGCACGCCCGGCGGCGGAGCCGCCCATGGGCAGCGGGTGGACGACGCTCTCGCCGTCGACCGGGTCGTCCTCTCCGAGGAGCCGCTCCCCGCGTACGAGCGGGAGCTGACGGGCGGCTACGCCCCGCGCCTCGACGACGACGAGGAGGTGTACTCCGCGCTGGTCGTCGGCCTGCGCGCGTACGCCGCCAAGAACGGCTTCCGGTCCGTCCTGATCGGCCTGTCCGGAGGTATCGATTCGGCACTCGTCGCCGCGATCGCCTGTGACGCGCTCGGCGCGGAGAACGTGTACGGCATCTCCATGCCGTCCAAGTACTCCTCCGACCACTCCAAGGGCGACGCGGCCGAGCTGGCCCGTCGCACCGGGTTGAACTTCCGCACCGTGTCGATCGAGCCGATGTTCGACGCCTACATGGGCTCGCTCGGGCTGACCGGTCTCGCGGAGGAGAACCTCCAGTCGCGGCTGCGCGGGACGATGCTGATGGCGGTCTCCAACCAGGAGGGCCACATCGTCCTCGCCCCGGGCAACAAGTCCGAGCTGGCGGTGGGCTATTCGACGCTGTACGGCGACTCGGTCGGCGCGTACGGCCCGATCAAGGACGTCTACAAGACCTCGGTCTTCCGGCTGGCGAAGTGGCGCAACCGGGCGGCCGAGGAGCGCGGCCAGACCCCGCCGATCCCGGAGAGCTCGATCGTCAAGCCGCCGAGCGCCGAACTGCGCCCGGGGCAGGTCGACACGGACTCGCTACCGGACTACGACGTCCTGGACCGGATCCTGGAGCTGTACGTCGACCGCGATCAGGGCAAGGACGCGATCGTGGCCGCCGGTTACGACGAGGAGCTGGTCACGAGGACCCTGCGCCTCGTCGACACGGCCGAGTACAAGCGGCGCCAGTACCCGCCAGGCACCAAGATCTCGGCGAAGGGCTTCGGCAAGGACCGGCGCCTGCCGATCACGAACCGCTGGCGCGAGACGACGCACTGA
- a CDS encoding DUF3105 domain-containing protein has protein sequence MRRAEQARERRNRIITISVSAVVVAGLIGFGAFMLNKESEKKEQAEAAAKAPIKDEKSWDAKKLGRNHVTKAVTYPMKPPVGGDHHQAWMNCDRNVYDKPIPEVNAVHSLEHGAVWVTYSDKAPAAEVQKLKDKVGKTSYSMISPVKDQAGAIMLSAWGKQVTVDAADDPRVDQFFTRYVQGPQTPEPGAACTGGLSG, from the coding sequence ATGCGCCGCGCCGAGCAGGCCCGCGAGCGCCGCAACCGCATCATCACGATCTCGGTCAGCGCCGTCGTGGTGGCGGGCCTCATCGGTTTCGGTGCGTTCATGCTGAACAAGGAGTCCGAGAAGAAGGAGCAGGCGGAGGCCGCCGCCAAGGCTCCGATCAAGGACGAGAAGTCCTGGGACGCGAAGAAGCTCGGCCGCAACCACGTCACCAAGGCGGTGACGTACCCGATGAAGCCGCCGGTCGGCGGTGACCACCACCAGGCGTGGATGAACTGCGACCGCAACGTCTACGACAAGCCGATACCGGAGGTGAACGCCGTGCACTCGCTGGAGCACGGCGCGGTGTGGGTGACCTACAGCGACAAGGCTCCGGCCGCCGAGGTGCAGAAGCTGAAGGACAAGGTCGGCAAGACCTCGTACTCGATGATCAGCCCGGTGAAGGACCAGGCCGGGGCGATCATGCTCAGCGCCTGGGGCAAGCAGGTGACGGTGGACGCCGCGGACGACCCGCGCGTGGACCAGTTCTTCACCCGGTACGTGCAGGGTCCGCAGACGCCCGAGCCGGGTGCCGCGTGCACGGGCGGACTGAGCGGGTGA
- a CDS encoding MFS transporter: MPLALLALAVSAFGIGTTEFVMMGLLPNVAGDLGTSVPTAGYLVSAYAIGVVIGAPLLTALGSRVPRKRMLLLLMALFVVGNLASALAPGFGTLLAGRVLAGLPHGAFFGVGAVVAARLVAEGRQARAVATMFLGLTVANIVGVPAATLLGQHLGWRATFLVVTVIGLVAMAALARLVPDVPVDAHQGLGRELRALGNRQVLLGLLTAVFGFAGVFAVYSYLASITTEVMGLGESSVTLVLALFGIGMTLGALAAGPLTDRALRPTLYGSLAALALVLVAFRFTAHIPWAALVTVVVLGAVGFMTTTPLQMLVMNKAQDAPTLASASNHSAFNLANAGGAWLGGAAIAAGWGWISPALVGSVLAVAGLAIAAAAGLLDRTTKGASRVVAGSPLAAAADQQVSASSRASGS; the protein is encoded by the coding sequence ATGCCCCTGGCGCTGCTCGCGCTCGCCGTGTCCGCCTTCGGCATCGGCACCACCGAGTTCGTGATGATGGGCCTGCTGCCCAATGTCGCGGGCGATCTCGGCACCTCCGTCCCCACCGCCGGGTACCTCGTCTCGGCGTACGCGATCGGCGTCGTCATCGGTGCCCCGCTGCTCACCGCGCTCGGCTCCCGCGTCCCGCGCAAGCGGATGCTCCTGCTGCTCATGGCGCTGTTCGTCGTCGGCAACCTCGCCTCCGCACTCGCGCCCGGCTTCGGCACGCTCCTCGCCGGGCGCGTCCTCGCGGGGCTGCCGCACGGGGCGTTCTTCGGGGTCGGCGCGGTCGTCGCCGCGCGGCTCGTCGCCGAGGGGCGGCAGGCGCGGGCCGTGGCCACGATGTTCCTCGGACTGACCGTGGCCAACATCGTCGGCGTACCCGCCGCGACGCTCCTGGGCCAGCACCTCGGCTGGCGCGCCACCTTCCTCGTCGTCACCGTGATCGGGCTGGTCGCGATGGCCGCGCTCGCCCGGCTCGTTCCGGACGTACCCGTCGACGCCCATCAGGGCCTCGGCCGTGAGCTGCGCGCCCTCGGCAACCGGCAGGTGCTGCTGGGACTGCTCACCGCCGTGTTCGGCTTCGCGGGCGTCTTCGCCGTGTACTCCTACCTCGCGTCCATCACGACCGAGGTGATGGGCCTCGGCGAGTCCTCCGTGACGCTCGTCCTCGCCCTGTTCGGCATCGGCATGACGCTCGGAGCGCTGGCGGCCGGCCCGCTCACCGACCGGGCCCTGCGCCCCACCCTGTACGGCTCGCTCGCCGCACTCGCGCTGGTCCTCGTCGCCTTCCGCTTCACCGCGCACATCCCGTGGGCCGCGCTCGTCACCGTGGTCGTCCTCGGCGCGGTCGGCTTCATGACCACGACCCCGCTCCAGATGCTGGTGATGAACAAGGCCCAGGACGCCCCGACCCTCGCCTCCGCCTCCAACCACTCCGCCTTCAACCTCGCCAACGCCGGCGGCGCATGGCTCGGCGGGGCGGCGATCGCCGCGGGCTGGGGCTGGATCTCGCCGGCGCTCGTCGGCTCGGTCCTCGCCGTCGCGGGCCTGGCGATCGCGGCCGCGGCGGGACTGCTGGACCGTACGACGAAGGGGGCTTCCCGCGTCGTCGCGGGAAGCCCCCTCGCAGCGGCGGCCGACCAGCAGGTCAGTGCGTCGTCTCGCGCCAGCGGTTCGTGA
- a CDS encoding CBS domain-containing protein, with amino-acid sequence MTTAKDIMHPGAQWIPAHETLDRAAQLMRELNVGALPIADSEERLCGILTDRDIVVGCVAMGHDPSKITAGDMAKGTPRWVEAGADVNEVLHEMQDHQIRRLPVIENKRLVGMISEADLAQHLPEDQIASWVEQVYARG; translated from the coding sequence ATGACCACCGCCAAGGACATCATGCATCCCGGGGCCCAGTGGATCCCGGCACACGAAACGCTCGACCGTGCCGCGCAGTTGATGCGCGAACTGAACGTGGGCGCCCTGCCCATAGCCGACTCCGAGGAACGCCTCTGCGGCATTCTGACCGACCGTGACATCGTCGTCGGCTGTGTGGCCATGGGCCATGACCCGTCGAAGATCACGGCAGGCGACATGGCCAAGGGCACCCCGCGCTGGGTCGAAGCCGGTGCGGACGTGAACGAGGTACTGCACGAGATGCAGGACCACCAGATCCGCCGGCTGCCCGTCATCGAGAACAAGCGCCTCGTCGGAATGATCAGCGAGGCCGATCTGGCCCAGCATCTGCCGGAGGACCAGATCGCGTCGTGGGTCGAGCAGGTGTACGCGCGGGGCTGA
- a CDS encoding DUF305 domain-containing protein, with protein sequence MPKPTRTHWAAITAVVLALLFAGAATVASAGGDAGHEGGHGGGTAAAPASGSADAGFARDMAVHHQQAVEMSFIVRDRTQDEEVRRLAYDIANTQANQRGMLLGWLDLWGLPKVESGSEPMGWMTSAKGHGGHGGEHEDGPGAHAGHEAGGASLMPGMATAAELEQLAKASGKQAEVLYLQLMTDHHKGGVTMAQGCADLCTVGTEKSLAQGMVDAQQSELALMADLLKKRGAAPRG encoded by the coding sequence ATGCCGAAGCCGACCCGGACGCACTGGGCCGCGATCACCGCGGTGGTGCTGGCGCTGCTGTTCGCGGGCGCGGCCACGGTCGCGTCCGCGGGCGGCGACGCCGGGCACGAGGGCGGCCACGGCGGCGGTACGGCGGCGGCCCCCGCGTCGGGCTCCGCCGACGCGGGCTTCGCCCGTGACATGGCCGTCCATCACCAGCAGGCGGTGGAGATGTCCTTCATCGTCCGGGACCGTACGCAGGACGAAGAGGTGCGCCGGCTCGCGTACGACATCGCCAACACACAGGCCAACCAGCGCGGCATGCTGCTGGGCTGGCTGGATCTGTGGGGGCTGCCGAAGGTCGAGTCCGGGTCCGAGCCGATGGGCTGGATGACCTCGGCGAAGGGCCACGGCGGGCACGGCGGCGAGCACGAGGACGGGCCGGGCGCACACGCCGGGCACGAAGCCGGCGGCGCCTCGCTGATGCCCGGCATGGCCACCGCGGCCGAGCTGGAACAGCTCGCGAAGGCGAGCGGCAAGCAGGCCGAAGTCCTCTACCTGCAGCTGATGACCGACCACCACAAGGGCGGCGTCACGATGGCCCAGGGCTGCGCGGACCTGTGCACCGTGGGGACGGAGAAGTCCCTCGCCCAGGGCATGGTCGACGCCCAGCAGTCCGAGCTGGCGCTGATGGCCGACCTGCTGAAGAAGCGGGGTGCGGCGCCCCGCGGCTGA
- a CDS encoding glutamine synthetase family protein, with translation MDKQQEFVLRTLEERDIRFVRLWFTDVLGFLKSVAVAPAELEQAFDEGIGFDGSAIEGFARVYESDMIAKPDPGTFQILPWRAEAPGTARMFCDILMPDGSPSFADPRFVLKRILAKTSDLGFTFYTHPEIEFFLLKNRPLDGSRPTPADNSGYFDHTPQNVGMDFRRQAITMLESMGISVEFSHHEGAPGQQEIDLRYADALSTADNVMTFRLVMKQVALEQGVQATFMPKPFSEHPGSGMHTHLSLFEGDRNAFYESGAEYQLSKVGRSFIAGLLKHAAEISAVTNQWVNSYKRIWGGSARTAGSGGEAPSYICWGHNNRSALIRVPMYKPGKTGSARVEVRSIDSGANPYLTYAVLLAAGLKGIEEGYELPAGADDDVWALSDAERRAMGIEPLPQNLGEAITLMERSELVAETLGEHVFDFFLRNKKQEWEEYRSEVTAFELRKNLPVL, from the coding sequence ATGGACAAGCAGCAGGAATTCGTGCTCCGTACGCTCGAGGAGCGCGACATCCGGTTCGTACGCCTCTGGTTCACCGATGTGCTCGGCTTCCTGAAGTCGGTCGCGGTGGCACCCGCCGAGCTCGAGCAGGCATTCGACGAGGGCATCGGCTTCGACGGGTCCGCGATCGAGGGCTTCGCGCGGGTCTATGAGTCCGACATGATCGCCAAGCCCGATCCGGGCACCTTCCAGATCCTGCCGTGGCGCGCGGAGGCCCCCGGCACGGCCCGGATGTTCTGCGACATCCTCATGCCCGACGGCTCCCCGTCCTTCGCGGACCCGCGCTTCGTGCTCAAGCGCATCCTGGCCAAGACCTCGGACCTCGGCTTCACGTTCTACACCCACCCCGAGATCGAGTTCTTCCTGCTGAAGAACCGGCCGCTGGACGGGTCCCGCCCCACGCCCGCGGACAACTCCGGCTACTTCGACCACACCCCGCAGAACGTCGGGATGGACTTTCGCCGCCAGGCCATCACGATGCTCGAATCCATGGGCATCTCGGTGGAGTTCAGCCACCACGAGGGCGCGCCGGGGCAGCAGGAGATCGACCTGCGGTACGCGGACGCGCTGTCGACCGCCGACAACGTCATGACGTTCCGTCTCGTCATGAAGCAGGTCGCGCTGGAGCAGGGGGTCCAGGCGACCTTCATGCCCAAGCCGTTCTCCGAGCACCCGGGATCCGGGATGCACACGCATCTGTCCCTCTTCGAGGGCGACCGCAACGCGTTCTACGAGTCCGGCGCCGAGTACCAGCTCTCCAAGGTGGGACGGTCCTTCATCGCCGGCCTGCTCAAGCACGCCGCCGAGATCTCGGCCGTCACCAACCAGTGGGTCAACTCCTACAAGCGCATCTGGGGCGGCTCGGCCCGCACGGCCGGCTCGGGCGGCGAGGCCCCCTCGTACATCTGCTGGGGCCACAACAACCGCTCGGCCCTGATCCGCGTGCCCATGTACAAGCCGGGCAAGACGGGCTCCGCACGGGTCGAGGTCCGCTCCATCGACTCCGGCGCCAACCCGTACCTGACCTACGCGGTACTGCTCGCCGCGGGCCTCAAGGGCATCGAGGAGGGCTACGAACTCCCCGCCGGCGCCGACGACGACGTCTGGGCCCTCTCCGACGCCGAACGCCGCGCGATGGGCATCGAGCCGCTGCCGCAGAACCTGGGCGAGGCGATCACGCTGATGGAACGCAGCGAACTGGTCGCGGAGACGCTCGGGGAGCATGTCTTCGACTTCTTCCTGCGCAACAAGAAGCAGGAGTGGGAGGAGTACCGCTCCGAGGTCACGGCCTTCGAGCTGCGCAAGAACCTGCCGGTGCTGTAG
- a CDS encoding DUF998 domain-containing protein: MPETFGTSVTSRTVALLIALGSLAYTAWVLELILSTGIDPVRAYVSELAAADQPFGGLFRATDLAAGLFVLTGAAGALRWLPRRPWSVLGWAALALFGAGTAADSRLPLSCAPSADPQCAARETAGLVPATHAAHAITSTLATAGALVGLVALTVAARRYGWWPPLARTGPVLIALELAATVWTLTAVAAFRAGRGIWALGAGQRLQVLLVAGWLAVLALSVARDGRRGTPGMPGTQGTRGRA; this comes from the coding sequence ATGCCCGAAACATTCGGTACATCCGTTACATCCAGAACTGTCGCGCTGCTGATCGCGCTCGGTTCCCTCGCCTACACCGCCTGGGTGCTCGAACTGATCCTCAGCACCGGCATCGACCCGGTCAGGGCGTACGTGAGCGAACTCGCCGCCGCCGACCAGCCCTTCGGCGGACTGTTCCGCGCCACCGATCTGGCCGCCGGGCTGTTCGTCCTCACCGGAGCCGCCGGGGCACTGCGATGGCTGCCGCGGCGCCCCTGGTCCGTGCTCGGCTGGGCGGCCCTCGCGCTGTTCGGCGCGGGCACCGCGGCCGACTCCCGGCTGCCGCTCAGCTGCGCACCCAGCGCGGACCCGCAGTGCGCGGCCCGGGAGACCGCGGGCCTCGTCCCCGCCACGCACGCCGCGCACGCCATCACCTCCACCCTCGCCACGGCCGGCGCGCTCGTCGGCCTCGTCGCGCTGACCGTCGCCGCGCGCCGCTACGGATGGTGGCCCCCGCTGGCCCGGACGGGACCGGTCCTCATCGCCCTCGAACTCGCCGCCACCGTCTGGACGCTGACCGCCGTCGCCGCCTTCCGGGCGGGCCGCGGCATCTGGGCCCTCGGCGCCGGACAACGCCTCCAGGTGCTGCTCGTGGCAGGCTGGCTGGCGGTACTCGCGCTGTCCGTGGCGCGGGACGGCAGGCGGGGGACACCCGGGATGCCGGGCACACAGGGGACGAGGGGCAGAGCGTGA
- a CDS encoding DUF5990 family protein: MARLTLRITGRDLPGRHCGDFSDVHVGTQRGREPDQLVPADAGEAVFDLTADVVEAPDGTTDFRGPYVQGRRGERFVCLTWGELPTGGTFAMFRRAKLFLADIPADLVAAGAAEATIGLTDDHGLPLCAVVRPPRVQWRAGAGGG; encoded by the coding sequence ATGGCCCGGCTGACGTTGCGCATCACGGGCCGGGATCTTCCCGGCCGTCACTGCGGGGACTTCTCCGACGTGCACGTGGGCACACAGCGGGGCAGGGAACCCGACCAGCTGGTCCCGGCGGACGCCGGGGAGGCCGTTTTCGACCTTACCGCCGACGTCGTCGAGGCGCCCGACGGGACGACCGACTTCCGCGGCCCCTACGTGCAGGGGCGGCGCGGCGAGCGGTTCGTCTGTCTCACCTGGGGAGAACTGCCGACCGGCGGCACCTTCGCGATGTTCCGGCGCGCGAAGCTCTTCCTCGCGGACATCCCCGCGGACCTGGTGGCGGCGGGCGCGGCCGAGGCGACGATCGGACTGACCGACGACCACGGCCTGCCGCTGTGCGCGGTCGTCCGCCCGCCCCGGGTGCAGTGGCGGGCCGGGGCGGGCGGAGGCTGA
- a CDS encoding multicopper oxidase family protein, producing MYRQEHTRQTSHTRRAVLGAGIAAAGSGLLAACSGDGPDRGGQEGAPGSRPQASAPAPDGKQVGPTWTPSPERLERGLTFTATPGTVELGGGRTVRTWTYNNEMPGKEVRITAGDTLKMTLNNHLPEPTTVHWHGIALTNDMDGVPDVTQPPIKPGKSFTYRFFVPHPGTYWFHPHMGLQLDRGMAAPLIVDDPNEPLSYDREWIIILDDWIDGVNGSTPEDVFAQLRKGKPAMGHGSGHGGERGEDHEDEDDDEHGARPSRPAGGVDAGYGPGWAQAPAARSGPSPSPHGGKGPYRLMKGAKSELLGGHAGDVAYPHYLINGRTPDDPTQFQAKPGERIRLRIINAGGESPFRVALGGHQMTITHSDGFPVHHEKVDSLLVGMAERYDVLITAKSGVFPFTALAEGKNGSAMAVLRTGGGAAPKPSTRPAELYRNVLQSARRLRPHESVAMDRRRPDRLLKLTLTGGMEEYDWGIDHRPYSPDRIHKIEHGERVRLVVVNATDMWHPVHLHGHTYSLAGIDSHGARKDTSVVLPHNKLVLDFDADNPGLWMLHCHNIYHSESGMMTTLAYRR from the coding sequence ATGTACAGGCAGGAGCACACCCGTCAGACCTCTCACACCCGTCGCGCGGTACTCGGCGCCGGGATCGCCGCCGCGGGATCCGGACTGCTCGCCGCCTGCTCGGGCGACGGTCCGGACCGCGGCGGCCAGGAGGGGGCCCCGGGGTCCAGGCCCCAGGCTTCTGCCCCGGCGCCGGACGGCAAGCAGGTCGGCCCCACCTGGACTCCGAGCCCCGAGCGCCTGGAGCGGGGGCTCACCTTCACCGCCACCCCCGGCACGGTCGAGCTGGGCGGCGGACGCACCGTCAGGACCTGGACGTACAACAACGAGATGCCGGGGAAGGAGGTGCGGATCACCGCCGGCGACACACTGAAGATGACGCTGAACAACCATCTGCCGGAGCCGACCACGGTCCACTGGCACGGCATCGCCCTGACCAACGACATGGACGGCGTGCCCGATGTGACGCAGCCGCCGATCAAGCCCGGCAAGTCGTTCACGTACCGCTTCTTCGTGCCGCACCCCGGCACCTACTGGTTCCACCCGCACATGGGCCTGCAGCTCGACCGCGGGATGGCCGCGCCGCTGATCGTGGACGACCCGAACGAGCCGCTCTCCTACGACCGGGAGTGGATCATCATCCTGGACGACTGGATCGACGGGGTGAACGGCTCCACGCCGGAGGACGTGTTCGCACAGCTCCGCAAGGGCAAGCCCGCCATGGGGCACGGCTCCGGGCACGGCGGTGAGCGCGGCGAGGACCACGAGGACGAGGACGACGACGAGCACGGCGCCCGGCCCTCCCGGCCCGCCGGAGGAGTGGACGCCGGGTACGGGCCGGGCTGGGCCCAGGCCCCGGCGGCGCGGAGCGGCCCCTCGCCGTCACCGCACGGCGGCAAGGGCCCGTACCGGCTGATGAAGGGCGCCAAGAGCGAGCTGCTCGGCGGCCACGCGGGCGATGTCGCCTACCCGCACTACCTGATCAACGGGCGCACGCCGGACGACCCGACGCAGTTCCAGGCCAAGCCCGGCGAGCGCATCCGGCTGCGCATCATCAACGCGGGCGGAGAGTCGCCGTTCCGGGTGGCGCTCGGCGGACACCAGATGACGATCACCCACAGCGACGGCTTCCCCGTGCACCACGAGAAGGTCGACTCGCTGCTGGTGGGCATGGCCGAGCGCTACGACGTGCTGATCACCGCGAAGAGCGGGGTCTTCCCGTTCACCGCGCTCGCCGAGGGCAAGAACGGCTCGGCCATGGCCGTCCTGCGCACCGGCGGCGGGGCGGCGCCGAAGCCGTCCACGCGTCCGGCGGAGCTGTACCGGAACGTGCTCCAGTCGGCCCGGCGGCTGCGGCCGCACGAGTCCGTGGCCATGGACCGGCGCCGGCCGGACCGCCTGCTCAAGCTCACGCTGACCGGCGGCATGGAGGAGTACGACTGGGGCATCGACCACCGGCCCTACTCACCGGACCGGATCCACAAGATCGAGCACGGTGAGCGGGTGCGTCTGGTGGTCGTCAACGCCACGGACATGTGGCACCCCGTCCATCTGCACGGCCACACCTACTCGCTGGCCGGCATCGACTCCCACGGCGCCCGCAAGGACACGTCCGTGGTCCTGCCGCACAACAAGCTGGTCCTCGACTTCGACGCGGACAACCCGGGTCTGTGGATGCTGCACTGCCACAACATCTACCACTCGGAGTCCGGGATGATGACGACGCTGGCGTACCGCCGCTGA
- a CDS encoding alpha/beta fold hydrolase: MTFVRVGGVPHHMVVEGSGPVCVLSAGLAMSWFDWDPVVPLLAPYRTVVRFDRPGHGLSGPAAVPPSATGEAHRIAALLDALGLAGPATVVGHSIAGFHAEAFARLHPARTSGIVLVDSSVEEDARAPVAPAVRTAVAHGVGTALSAVGAPAALGPLTRRAVVRLSRTGGGDPAPAPLVRRCYGTARVLQGALLENTHYRAVAAELLALRGRFPLPDGVPVTVLAADAGRGGLGGRFTRRWLERQRALARLLGDARFEAVGGSGHLMMLDRPDAVARAVLTPEEGAGEGAERVSPARTPARPTTRSGPPADAGPDRPR, encoded by the coding sequence GTGACGTTCGTACGGGTCGGCGGAGTGCCCCATCACATGGTCGTCGAGGGCAGCGGACCGGTCTGTGTCCTCAGCGCGGGCCTCGCCATGAGCTGGTTCGACTGGGACCCCGTCGTACCGCTGCTCGCGCCGTACCGCACCGTCGTCCGCTTCGACCGTCCGGGACACGGCCTGAGCGGACCGGCGGCGGTCCCCCCGTCGGCGACGGGCGAGGCCCATCGCATCGCCGCCCTCCTCGACGCGCTGGGGCTCGCCGGGCCCGCCACCGTCGTCGGCCACTCCATCGCCGGATTCCACGCCGAGGCCTTCGCCCGCCTCCACCCCGCCCGTACGTCCGGCATCGTCCTCGTGGACTCCAGCGTCGAGGAGGACGCGCGTGCGCCCGTCGCCCCCGCGGTGCGTACGGCCGTGGCGCACGGCGTCGGCACCGCGCTGAGCGCCGTGGGAGCGCCCGCCGCGCTCGGCCCGCTCACCCGCCGCGCCGTCGTCCGGCTCTCCCGCACGGGCGGCGGCGACCCGGCCCCCGCCCCGCTCGTACGCCGCTGCTACGGCACCGCGCGCGTGCTCCAGGGCGCCCTGCTGGAGAACACCCACTACCGCGCGGTCGCCGCCGAACTGCTCGCGCTGCGCGGGCGGTTCCCGCTTCCGGACGGGGTCCCGGTGACCGTACTGGCCGCGGACGCCGGCCGGGGCGGCCTGGGCGGCCGGTTCACCCGGCGCTGGCTGGAGCGGCAGCGCGCGCTGGCCCGGCTGCTCGGCGACGCCCGATTCGAGGCCGTCGGCGGCTCGGGCCATCTGATGATGCTGGACCGCCCGGACGCGGTGGCCCGGGCGGTCCTGACGCCGGAGGAGGGGGCGGGAGAAGGAGCGGAGCGGGTCAGCCCCGCGCGTACACCTGCTCGACCCACGACGCGATCTGGTCCTCCGGCAGATGCTGGGCCAGATCGGCCTCGCTGA